Proteins co-encoded in one Sulfuricaulis limicola genomic window:
- the dsrA gene encoding dissimilatory-type sulfite reductase subunit alpha yields MSKKMHATPMLDQLESGPWPSFITGIKRLAKDNDMAVDLLGQLEHSYETRKGYWKGGTASVIGYGGGVIPRFSEVAEKFPESKEFHTIRIMPAPAMHYDTATLRKFCDIWEKFGSGLIALHGQTGDVMLQGCTTENIQPAFDEFNKLGFDMGGAGPSVRTGMSCVGHARCEHSCYDEGRAHREVLNSFIDDIHRPALPYKFKFKFSGCGNDCMNSVQRSDMAVIGTWRDDIQVDQAEVKNFVKAKGREYVIDNVTTRCPTQCLKLKADDTLEIDNRNCVRCMHCINVMTKALSPGKDRGVTILAGGKRTLKIGDLLGTMIVPFMKLETDEDFGKLVALSRNLMEFWVENGLEHERCGEMIERIGLNNLIEGLGMEVDPNMVRHPRTNPYVRLDGWDDEIERLKQVKAG; encoded by the coding sequence ATGAGCAAAAAAATGCACGCTACCCCCATGCTGGATCAGCTCGAAAGCGGTCCCTGGCCCAGTTTCATCACCGGCATCAAGCGCCTGGCCAAGGACAACGACATGGCGGTCGATCTGCTGGGACAGCTGGAACACTCCTACGAAACCCGCAAGGGTTACTGGAAGGGCGGCACCGCGAGCGTGATCGGTTACGGCGGCGGCGTGATTCCGCGTTTCTCCGAGGTCGCCGAGAAATTTCCCGAGTCGAAGGAGTTCCACACCATCCGCATCATGCCGGCGCCCGCCATGCACTACGACACTGCCACGCTGCGCAAATTCTGCGACATCTGGGAGAAGTTCGGCTCCGGCCTCATCGCGCTCCACGGCCAGACCGGCGACGTCATGCTCCAGGGTTGCACCACGGAAAACATCCAGCCCGCCTTCGACGAGTTCAACAAGCTGGGATTCGACATGGGCGGGGCCGGACCGTCGGTGCGCACCGGGATGTCCTGCGTGGGACACGCGCGCTGCGAGCATTCCTGTTACGACGAGGGACGCGCCCACCGCGAGGTGCTGAACAGTTTCATCGATGACATCCACCGGCCGGCGTTGCCGTACAAATTCAAGTTCAAGTTCTCGGGCTGCGGCAACGACTGCATGAACTCGGTGCAGCGTTCCGACATGGCCGTGATCGGCACCTGGCGCGACGACATCCAGGTAGACCAGGCGGAGGTCAAGAATTTCGTGAAGGCCAAGGGACGCGAGTACGTGATCGACAACGTCACCACGCGCTGCCCGACCCAGTGCCTGAAGCTCAAGGCCGACGACACGCTCGAGATCGACAACCGCAACTGCGTCAGATGCATGCACTGCATCAATGTCATGACCAAGGCGCTGTCGCCGGGCAAGGACCGCGGCGTCACCATCCTCGCGGGCGGCAAGCGCACGCTCAAGATCGGCGATCTCCTGGGAACCATGATCGTGCCGTTCATGAAGCTGGAAACCGACGAGGATTTCGGGAAGCTGGTTGCGCTGAGCCGGAACCTCATGGAGTTCTGGGTGGAAAACGGCTTGGAGCACGAGCGTTGCGGCGAGATGATCGAACGTATCGGTCTTAATAACCTGATCGAGGGCCTCGGCATGGAGGTGGATCCGAACATGGTCCGCCACCCCCGCACCAATCCCTATGTCCGGCTGGACGGCTGGGACGATGAGATCGAGCGCCTGAAACAGGTCAAGGCCGGCTGA
- a CDS encoding cbb3-type cytochrome c oxidase subunit I translates to MNLSDFSLPIPDDARRSLARGWLLLGLASLLVSGIFSVLLVLARAPYVQDFFPWVDFFHTALVVHVDLSVLVWFLAFGGVLWSLNSTPRFLTAGRLALLLAVLGTLVMATAPFLGAGEALMSNYIPVLQHPLFLAGLLLFAAGTGVLVLRAMGAIPPVGQWMQGAAALRFGLNTAAVSTMLALIAFAWSYFAVPAALAGKPYYELLFWGGGHVLQFTYTLLMLVSWLWLASESRVRLALSPRVALIFFGFGLIAVFFTPIIYYSYAVTSVEHIKLFTWLMQYGGSLAALPLSLALLHGLWRAERAEGDAQPLRAALIASMVLFGAGGVIGFLITGTNVTIPAHYHGSIVGVTLAFMGLTYYLLPHFGYRKPGTKLARLQPYLYGGGQLLHVSGLVISGGYGVQRKVAGAAQELDTVERVAGMGLMGLGGLISIVGGFLFIYICYRAIWHGRAQRAP, encoded by the coding sequence ATGAACCTTTCCGATTTCTCGCTACCGATTCCCGACGACGCGCGCCGCAGCCTGGCGCGCGGCTGGCTGCTGCTCGGGCTGGCCTCGCTGCTGGTCTCGGGAATTTTCTCGGTGCTGCTGGTGCTGGCGCGCGCGCCCTACGTGCAGGATTTTTTCCCGTGGGTGGATTTTTTCCACACCGCGCTGGTGGTGCACGTGGATCTTTCGGTGCTGGTGTGGTTCCTCGCCTTTGGCGGCGTGCTGTGGAGCCTCAATTCCACGCCGCGCTTTCTCACCGCCGGCCGGCTGGCGCTGTTGCTCGCCGTGCTGGGAACGCTGGTGATGGCGACTGCGCCGTTCCTGGGCGCGGGCGAGGCGCTGATGAGCAACTATATCCCGGTGCTGCAACACCCGCTGTTCCTGGCCGGCCTGCTGCTGTTCGCCGCCGGCACCGGCGTGCTGGTGCTGCGCGCCATGGGCGCGATCCCGCCGGTGGGCCAGTGGATGCAGGGCGCGGCGGCGCTGCGTTTCGGGCTCAACACGGCGGCGGTGTCGACGATGCTGGCGCTCATCGCCTTCGCCTGGTCGTACTTCGCGGTTCCGGCGGCGCTCGCCGGCAAGCCGTATTACGAACTGCTGTTCTGGGGCGGCGGGCATGTGCTGCAATTCACCTACACGCTGCTGATGCTGGTGTCCTGGCTGTGGCTGGCCTCGGAGAGCCGCGTGCGTCTGGCCCTGAGCCCACGCGTGGCGCTGATCTTTTTCGGCTTCGGGCTGATCGCCGTGTTTTTCACGCCGATCATCTATTACTCCTACGCCGTGACCTCGGTGGAGCACATCAAGCTGTTCACCTGGCTCATGCAGTATGGCGGCAGCCTGGCGGCGCTGCCGCTGAGCTTGGCGCTGTTGCACGGGTTGTGGCGCGCGGAGCGCGCCGAGGGCGACGCGCAGCCGCTGCGTGCCGCCTTGATTGCCTCGATGGTCCTGTTCGGCGCCGGCGGCGTGATCGGTTTTCTCATCACCGGTACCAACGTCACCATCCCGGCGCATTATCACGGCAGCATCGTCGGCGTGACGCTGGCGTTCATGGGGTTGACCTATTATCTCCTGCCGCATTTCGGTTACCGCAAACCGGGCACGAAACTGGCCCGGCTCCAGCCGTATCTCTACGGTGGCGGTCAGTTATTGCACGTGTCGGGGCTGGTGATTTCGGGCGGTTACGGCGTGCAGCGCAAGGTCGCGGGCGCGGCGCAGGAGCTCGACACGGTGGAGCGCGTCGCCGGCATGGGGCTCATGGGGCTGGGCGGACTGATCTCCATCGTCGGCGGCTTTCTGTTTATCTATATATGTTACCGCGCCATATGGCATGGGCGGGCACAGCGTGCGCCCTGA
- a CDS encoding SCO family protein: protein MHLISLISRICLIAGLLVAPAAVAVTSHDANRHNPPPVSAAGSPASKFDEKAALALSQGVIGKTVGDYTLTATDGSKRRLSEYRGKPLVISLIYTSCYHICPTTTQHLAKVARTARGALGQESFNVLTIGFDTPKDTPVAMRQFARDQGIDMPGWQFLSADAPAMEGLTKDLGFISYAAPHGFDHLIQATVIDAQGKIYRQVYGMTFDTPLLVEPLKELVFGEPVTPSLLSSLSNKIKLFCTVYDPTTDKYRFDYSIFLGLFIGASSIGIVSFLVLREWRRTRRRRQG, encoded by the coding sequence ATGCATTTGATCTCGTTAATTTCCCGTATCTGCTTGATCGCCGGCCTGCTCGTGGCGCCGGCCGCCGTGGCTGTCACATCGCATGACGCCAACAGGCACAACCCGCCGCCGGTGTCGGCGGCAGGGAGTCCGGCATCGAAGTTCGATGAAAAGGCCGCGCTCGCCCTGAGCCAGGGCGTGATCGGCAAGACCGTCGGCGATTACACGCTGACCGCGACCGACGGAAGCAAGCGGCGCCTGTCGGAGTATCGCGGCAAGCCGCTGGTGATCAGCCTCATTTACACCAGCTGCTATCACATCTGCCCGACCACGACGCAGCATCTTGCCAAGGTGGCGCGCACGGCGCGCGGCGCGCTCGGGCAGGAGAGTTTCAATGTCCTGACCATCGGTTTCGACACGCCCAAGGACACGCCGGTGGCCATGCGCCAGTTCGCCCGGGATCAGGGCATCGACATGCCCGGCTGGCAGTTCCTGAGCGCCGACGCGCCGGCAATGGAAGGCCTCACCAAAGATCTCGGCTTCATTTCCTATGCCGCGCCGCACGGCTTCGATCACCTGATCCAGGCCACGGTGATCGACGCGCAGGGAAAGATTTACCGCCAGGTTTACGGCATGACCTTCGATACCCCGCTGCTGGTGGAGCCGCTGAAAGAACTGGTCTTCGGGGAACCGGTCACCCCCTCGCTGCTCTCCAGCCTCAGCAACAAGATCAAGCTGTTCTGCACGGTCTACGACCCGACCACCGACAAGTACCGCTTCGATTACTCGATTTTCCTGGGCCTTTTCATCGGCGCCAGCTCTATCGGCATCGTGAGTTTTCTGGTGCTGCGCGAGTGGCGGCGCACACGCCGTCGCCGGCAGGGTTGA
- a CDS encoding Z1 domain-containing protein yields MKHRDQVLALLQKQIGNADEVREISETAEEVISKWVNPLSGGKEEINGLIYGLVQSGKTGVLTVTGAMGADEGYRTIVILTSDIDPLYQQTLGRVQEAFPGIDIIGKKDFKDADAFIQRIKGETCAIVTSKNSGLLRTLIENFKKGRVRGLTCLIIDDEADQASLNTRERRADGTRSTINDRIAELRGFFEKNTYLQVTATPQALFLQTPGHDFRPKFTVLSHPGSEYVGGEDFFGDRSNLVREFDLNDITILAPGPQPTPTLDIPKSLLRALDTFMVAATFKRKKEADQNCAFLCHVSTRTDDHKHIVDLLRKYKTDLAAGVKGGNHTIIKRLKAAYDDLASTHDGLRATSFEELVEAIGFFSPGITVKLVNGETDEDVAVRSPYNLFVGGNKLGRGVTIKNLLVSYYGRNPKKPQADTVLQHARMYGYRRKDIGLLRLFLPRELHIVFKAINKMERGLRDLIARNPTEEFRGVYVESGLNPTRKNILAPGAIGVYSGGSNYNPAQIMRDESVKVSTEKLNKKLESIPDESYAEMPIEDMQALIRLTIPDQAQSEHVWNPIAVAESLVQFANLHKQTTGYVYVDRDRELEANRRETQGILTGGEADLVPRDKITIFMLRTGHARGKNPAWWPQIRFPDGRYAFAFAI; encoded by the coding sequence ATGAAACATCGTGACCAAGTCTTGGCGTTGTTGCAGAAGCAGATTGGCAATGCTGACGAGGTCAGGGAAATTAGCGAGACCGCTGAGGAGGTCATCAGTAAATGGGTCAATCCGTTGAGCGGAGGGAAGGAAGAAATAAACGGCCTTATCTATGGTTTGGTTCAGAGCGGAAAGACTGGGGTCTTAACGGTCACAGGTGCTATGGGTGCAGATGAGGGATACCGAACAATCGTCATTCTGACTTCCGACATTGATCCGCTTTATCAGCAGACTCTAGGGCGAGTACAAGAGGCTTTCCCTGGAATCGATATTATCGGAAAAAAGGATTTTAAGGATGCCGATGCTTTCATTCAGCGAATTAAGGGTGAGACCTGCGCTATTGTCACATCTAAGAATTCCGGTCTGTTAAGGACTCTCATTGAAAATTTTAAAAAGGGCAGGGTGCGGGGGCTTACCTGCTTGATCATCGACGACGAAGCAGATCAAGCCAGCCTTAACACACGAGAACGCCGTGCCGACGGCACTAGGAGTACGATTAACGACAGAATTGCGGAGTTGCGCGGCTTTTTCGAAAAGAACACTTATTTACAGGTAACGGCTACTCCGCAAGCCCTGTTCCTGCAGACCCCCGGGCATGATTTCAGACCTAAGTTCACCGTCTTGAGCCATCCCGGTTCTGAATACGTTGGGGGTGAGGATTTCTTTGGAGATAGATCGAATCTCGTCAGGGAGTTCGATTTGAACGACATCACTATCCTTGCTCCCGGTCCCCAGCCGACCCCAACGCTTGATATTCCAAAATCCCTTCTGCGAGCTTTGGATACGTTCATGGTTGCTGCGACGTTCAAGCGGAAAAAGGAAGCCGATCAAAATTGCGCTTTCCTTTGTCACGTAAGCACCCGCACAGACGACCATAAACACATCGTCGATCTACTGCGGAAGTACAAGACAGACTTGGCCGCTGGTGTGAAGGGAGGGAATCATACGATCATTAAGCGGCTTAAGGCCGCTTATGACGATTTAGCATCGACCCATGATGGATTAAGGGCAACCAGTTTTGAAGAACTGGTGGAAGCTATTGGATTTTTCTCGCCGGGTATCACCGTCAAATTAGTCAACGGTGAGACAGACGAGGATGTGGCCGTCAGATCGCCTTACAACCTTTTTGTCGGCGGAAACAAACTTGGCCGTGGAGTCACCATAAAGAACCTGCTGGTCAGCTACTATGGACGTAACCCGAAAAAGCCACAAGCTGACACGGTGCTACAGCATGCCCGCATGTACGGTTATCGCAGGAAGGATATCGGGTTGTTGAGGTTGTTTCTTCCTCGGGAGCTACACATCGTCTTCAAGGCCATCAACAAGATGGAACGCGGATTGCGTGACCTTATCGCCCGGAATCCGACAGAAGAATTCCGCGGGGTATACGTAGAGAGCGGACTTAACCCGACACGGAAAAACATTTTGGCACCAGGTGCAATTGGAGTGTACTCCGGTGGCAGCAATTACAACCCTGCACAAATCATGCGTGATGAATCTGTAAAGGTATCTACAGAGAAGTTAAATAAGAAGCTGGAAAGTATACCTGATGAGAGTTACGCAGAGATGCCTATTGAGGATATGCAAGCTCTTATCCGATTGACGATCCCAGATCAGGCACAATCCGAACATGTTTGGAATCCAATTGCGGTCGCAGAATCGCTCGTTCAATTCGCCAATCTCCATAAGCAAACGACAGGCTACGTCTATGTAGATCGTGATCGTGAACTTGAGGCTAACCGCCGTGAGACTCAAGGAATCTTGACTGGTGGTGAAGCTGATTTAGTGCCACGTGACAAAATCACCATATTTATGCTTAGGACCGGCCATGCTCGCGGGAAAAATCCTGCTTGGTGGCCACAGATTAGATTTCCGGATGGACGCTATGCGTTCGCTTTTGCGATTTAA
- a CDS encoding cytochrome b N-terminal domain-containing protein has translation MIEALQHAGRRAFALVENTFDAAFGPRINPFYHLGALGFFFFWIVAVSGIYLFIFFETSIDGAYGSVEYLTHTQWYLGGVARSLHRYASDAMVIVVLLHLAREFVLDRYRGVRWYAWLTGVMLLWFLYASGISGYWLVWDRLAQYIAVVTAEWFDWLPLFGESIARNFLDSATVSDRFFSLMFFMHLGIPLFLLLGMWIHIQRISRARTNPPRAIMLGTLAALTLLSLVYPALSQGPADLDTVVSVVRPDWFYLTLYPLIEAWSPGAIWAVAGGGSLLLMLLPWLPRRREAAAAVVSLPNCNGCGRCFADCPYSAVIMQPRTDGLPYASQAAVDPDLCTACGICAGACPTATPFRRTTELVAGIDMPLLPVRAMRQRTLDVMAPLSGPDRVLVYACRGGSDLGALETAGVGVVTLPCVGALPPSFIDFALSRRHADGVMLVGCAAGDCYQRLGVDWTEQRLAGQRDPYLRGRVPRNRVATVWAGPRDGAELARRVAAFRAQLRDMGPTPQGGTPSGSTAQSEMRNVTYRMG, from the coding sequence TTGATTGAGGCGCTACAGCATGCGGGCCGCCGGGCGTTTGCGCTGGTCGAGAACACCTTCGATGCCGCCTTCGGCCCCCGGATCAACCCGTTTTATCATCTCGGGGCGCTGGGTTTTTTCTTTTTCTGGATCGTGGCCGTCAGCGGCATTTATCTCTTCATCTTTTTCGAAACCAGCATCGACGGCGCCTACGGCTCGGTCGAATACCTGACGCACACCCAATGGTATCTCGGCGGCGTCGCGCGCAGCCTGCACCGCTATGCCTCGGATGCGATGGTGATCGTCGTACTGCTGCATCTGGCGCGCGAGTTCGTACTGGACCGCTACCGCGGCGTGCGCTGGTATGCCTGGCTCACGGGCGTGATGCTGTTGTGGTTCCTGTACGCCTCCGGCATCAGCGGCTACTGGCTGGTGTGGGACCGCCTGGCCCAGTACATCGCGGTGGTGACCGCGGAATGGTTCGACTGGTTGCCGCTGTTCGGCGAATCCATCGCGCGCAACTTTCTCGACAGCGCGACGGTCAGCGACCGCTTCTTCTCACTGATGTTCTTCATGCACCTCGGCATCCCGCTGTTCCTGCTGCTCGGCATGTGGATCCATATCCAGCGCATCAGCCGCGCCCGGACCAATCCGCCGCGCGCGATCATGCTCGGCACGCTGGCGGCGCTGACGCTGCTGTCGCTCGTGTACCCGGCGTTGAGCCAGGGACCGGCTGATCTCGACACCGTGGTCAGCGTGGTCCGGCCCGACTGGTTTTATCTCACGCTTTATCCCCTGATCGAGGCCTGGTCGCCGGGCGCCATCTGGGCGGTGGCGGGCGGCGGCAGCTTGCTGCTGATGCTGCTGCCGTGGTTGCCGCGCCGGCGGGAGGCGGCCGCGGCCGTGGTCAGCCTGCCGAATTGCAACGGCTGCGGACGCTGCTTCGCGGACTGCCCCTATAGCGCGGTGATCATGCAGCCACGCACCGACGGGCTGCCGTATGCCAGCCAGGCTGCGGTGGATCCGGATTTGTGCACGGCCTGCGGCATCTGCGCCGGCGCCTGTCCCACGGCCACGCCGTTCCGGCGCACCACGGAACTGGTGGCGGGCATCGACATGCCGCTGCTGCCGGTGCGCGCGATGCGCCAACGCACGCTGGATGTCATGGCCCCGCTTTCCGGGCCGGACCGCGTGCTGGTGTATGCCTGTCGCGGCGGTAGCGACCTGGGTGCGCTGGAGACAGCGGGCGTCGGGGTGGTCACGCTGCCTTGCGTCGGGGCCTTGCCGCCTTCCTTCATCGATTTTGCCCTCAGTCGCCGCCACGCCGATGGCGTGATGCTGGTCGGCTGCGCCGCCGGCGACTGTTACCAGCGCCTCGGCGTAGACTGGACGGAACAGCGCCTGGCGGGACAGCGCGATCCTTACCTGCGCGGCCGGGTGCCGCGCAACCGGGTGGCCACGGTCTGGGCCGGACCGCGGGACGGCGCGGAACTGGCGCGCCGGGTCGCCGCGTTCCGGGCACAATTGCGGGACATGGGCCCGACCCCGCAGGGCGGAACGCCATCCGGTTCAACTGCACAGAGCGAGATGCGCAATGTCACTTATCGAATGGGATGA
- a CDS encoding cbb3-type cytochrome c oxidase subunit I: MANTAEFRTCPDTGLLFHKPAETLMKLNAVAGIVFLALGGVLGLLMGLTRWPTVHLLQADSFYMLLTAHGLSVLIFWIIFFEIAVLYFTSSTLLRSRLATPRWAWLGFALMVVGSITTMVSIFQGRSSVMMTSYVPMSAEPHFYLGLILFAVGALIGCFVFLGTLVIARAERTYGEGSIPLVTFGALTACIIAIFTIASGAIILIPTFLWKIGYINHIDPLMYRILWWGMGHSSQQINVSAHIAVWYAVMGVVFGARPLSEKVSRSAFLLYILFLQLASAHHLLVDPGIGTEWKIFNTSYAMYLAVLASMIHGLTVPGAMEAAQRKRGFNKGLFEWLRKAPWGNPSFAGVFLSILIFGFLGGISGVVMGTEQINLIIHNTLYVPGHFHATVVGGTTLAFMALTYWLVPVLFRREIIFPSLSKFQPYLFGIGMAGFCLFMMGAGTLGVPRRHWDISFSGAIFGHQFPETAYLLLGLTGISVILAVIGGGLFILQIVGSVFFGKRRGETRGPVPLIAEPVAPGLHGIGIGGISVPGTLVLALVFLTAFILYYFVNWKYLSQVWGLG, from the coding sequence ATGGCGAATACTGCGGAATTCCGAACCTGTCCCGACACCGGCCTGCTGTTCCACAAGCCGGCCGAGACATTGATGAAACTGAACGCCGTCGCCGGCATCGTGTTCCTGGCTCTCGGCGGCGTGCTCGGCCTGCTGATGGGCCTGACGCGTTGGCCCACGGTGCACCTGTTGCAGGCGGATTCGTTCTACATGCTGCTGACTGCGCACGGCCTGAGCGTGCTGATCTTCTGGATCATTTTCTTCGAAATCGCGGTGCTGTATTTCACCTCCAGTACGCTGCTGCGATCGCGACTGGCGACACCGCGCTGGGCCTGGCTCGGCTTCGCGCTCATGGTGGTGGGCTCGATCACGACCATGGTCTCCATCTTCCAGGGCCGTTCCAGCGTGATGATGACGTCCTACGTGCCGATGTCGGCGGAACCGCATTTCTACCTCGGCCTGATCCTGTTCGCGGTCGGCGCCCTGATCGGCTGTTTCGTGTTTCTGGGCACGCTGGTGATCGCGCGCGCGGAACGCACCTATGGGGAAGGCTCGATTCCGCTGGTCACCTTTGGCGCGCTGACCGCCTGCATCATCGCCATCTTCACCATCGCCTCGGGCGCCATCATTTTGATCCCCACCTTCCTGTGGAAGATCGGTTACATCAACCATATCGACCCGCTGATGTACCGTATCCTGTGGTGGGGCATGGGCCATTCCTCGCAGCAGATCAACGTGTCGGCGCATATCGCCGTGTGGTACGCGGTGATGGGCGTGGTGTTCGGCGCGCGGCCGCTGTCGGAGAAGGTCTCGCGCTCGGCGTTCCTGTTGTACATCCTGTTCCTGCAACTCGCCAGCGCGCATCACCTGCTGGTGGACCCGGGCATCGGCACCGAATGGAAGATCTTCAACACCAGCTATGCCATGTACCTGGCGGTACTGGCGAGCATGATCCACGGCCTGACGGTACCGGGCGCGATGGAGGCGGCGCAGCGCAAGCGCGGCTTCAACAAGGGGCTGTTCGAATGGCTGCGCAAGGCGCCGTGGGGCAACCCGTCGTTCGCGGGCGTGTTCCTGTCGATCCTGATTTTCGGTTTCCTCGGCGGCATCTCCGGTGTGGTCATGGGCACGGAGCAGATCAACCTGATCATCCACAACACCCTGTACGTGCCGGGACATTTCCACGCCACCGTGGTGGGCGGCACCACGCTCGCCTTCATGGCGCTGACCTACTGGCTGGTGCCGGTACTGTTCCGGCGTGAAATCATTTTTCCGTCGCTTTCGAAATTCCAGCCCTACCTGTTCGGCATCGGCATGGCCGGATTCTGTCTGTTCATGATGGGCGCCGGCACGCTGGGCGTGCCGCGGCGGCACTGGGACATCTCGTTCAGCGGCGCCATCTTCGGCCATCAGTTTCCGGAAACCGCCTACCTGCTGCTGGGCCTGACGGGCATCAGCGTCATCCTGGCGGTGATCGGCGGCGGCCTGTTCATCCTGCAGATCGTCGGCTCGGTGTTCTTCGGCAAGCGCCGCGGCGAGACCAGGGGCCCGGTCCCGCTGATCGCCGAGCCGGTGGCGCCGGGCCTGCATGGCATCGGCATCGGCGGGATTTCCGTGCCCGGCACGCTGGTGCTGGCGCTGGTGTTCCTGACCGCGTTCATCCTGTACTACTTCGTCAACTGGAAATACCTTTCTCAAGTCTGGGGATTGGGCTGA
- a CDS encoding cytochrome C oxidase subunit II: MALTPPAERLWWKEPIEAVELFWVAIALVWAIVMFIMMPYWHVYGKQNLSSEAYRTTPEMYTQKVQAMVDKYTIRTETARNMPVVRAPAGADIYMLARLWEWYPALELEKGQTYRLHLSSVDWQHGFSLQPENINVQVIPGYEMVMKITPNKSGEFSVICNEYCGIGHHTMIGKIYVK, encoded by the coding sequence ATGGCCCTTACCCCTCCTGCAGAACGACTGTGGTGGAAAGAACCGATCGAAGCTGTCGAGCTTTTCTGGGTCGCCATCGCGCTGGTGTGGGCGATCGTGATGTTCATCATGATGCCTTACTGGCACGTTTACGGTAAGCAGAATCTTTCCAGCGAGGCCTATCGCACCACGCCCGAGATGTATACCCAGAAAGTACAGGCGATGGTGGACAAGTACACGATCCGCACGGAAACCGCGCGCAACATGCCGGTGGTGCGCGCACCCGCGGGCGCCGACATCTACATGCTGGCGCGCTTGTGGGAATGGTATCCGGCGCTGGAGCTTGAAAAGGGCCAGACCTACCGCCTGCACCTGTCCTCGGTGGACTGGCAGCACGGTTTTTCGCTGCAACCGGAGAACATCAACGTCCAGGTCATTCCCGGCTACGAGATGGTAATGAAAATCACGCCCAACAAATCCGGCGAATTCTCGGTGATCTGCAACGAATACTGCGGCATCGGTCATCACACGATGATCGGCAAAATTTACGTGAAGTAA
- the dsrB gene encoding dissimilatory-type sulfite reductase subunit beta: protein MSAQPRMPTESGTPDHFQYMHPTLRRNYGQWSWHERPRPGVLHHVSRTGDQVWTVRAGTQRQMDVHTIRKLCDIADKYADGYVRFTIRSNIEFMVADEKKVKPLIEALTKEGFPIGGTGNSVSMISHTQGWLHCDIPGTDASGVVKSLMDELHQEFINEDMPNRVKITTSCCQINCGGQGDIAINVQHTKPPRINHDLVANLCERPSVVARCPVAAIRPAMVNGRPSLEVDERKCICCGACYPPCPPMQINDPEHSKIAIWVGGKNSNARSKPSLHKLVAAGIPNNPPRWPEAAAVVKKILAVYKQDAHAWERMGEWVERIGWPRFFELTGLPFTKFHVDNWRGARASLNTSAHVRF from the coding sequence ATGTCAGCACAACCACGCATGCCCACCGAATCCGGCACGCCGGATCATTTTCAGTACATGCATCCCACCCTGCGGCGCAATTACGGCCAATGGTCATGGCACGAGCGGCCGCGCCCCGGCGTGCTGCATCACGTGTCCCGCACCGGTGACCAGGTCTGGACCGTGCGCGCCGGAACCCAGCGGCAGATGGACGTGCACACCATTCGCAAGCTGTGCGACATCGCCGACAAATATGCCGACGGCTATGTGCGCTTCACCATCCGCTCCAACATCGAGTTCATGGTGGCGGATGAAAAGAAGGTGAAACCGCTGATCGAGGCGCTCACCAAGGAAGGCTTCCCGATCGGGGGCACCGGCAATTCCGTGTCCATGATCTCGCACACCCAGGGCTGGTTGCATTGCGACATCCCCGGCACCGACGCCTCGGGCGTGGTCAAGTCGTTGATGGATGAACTGCACCAGGAATTCATTAACGAGGACATGCCGAACCGGGTCAAGATCACGACCTCCTGCTGCCAGATCAACTGCGGCGGCCAGGGCGACATCGCCATCAACGTGCAGCACACCAAGCCCCCCAGGATCAACCACGATCTGGTGGCGAACCTGTGCGAACGGCCGAGCGTGGTGGCGCGCTGCCCGGTGGCGGCGATCCGGCCCGCCATGGTCAACGGCAGACCGTCACTGGAAGTGGATGAAAGGAAATGCATCTGCTGCGGCGCCTGTTATCCGCCGTGCCCGCCGATGCAGATCAACGATCCGGAGCACTCCAAGATCGCCATCTGGGTCGGCGGCAAGAATTCCAACGCGCGTTCCAAGCCCAGCCTGCACAAGCTGGTGGCCGCCGGCATCCCGAACAACCCGCCGCGCTGGCCGGAGGCGGCCGCGGTCGTGAAAAAAATCCTCGCCGTGTACAAGCAGGACGCGCACGCCTGGGAGCGCATGGGTGAATGGGTCGAGCGCATCGGCTGGCCGCGCTTCTTCGAGCTGACCGGCCTGCCGTTCACCAAGTTTCACGTCGACAACTGGCGCGGCGCGCGCGCCAGCCTCAATACCTCGGCGCACGTCCGCTTCTGA
- a CDS encoding bacteriohemerythrin: MSLIEWDEKFSVGVAAVDHEHRELIGLVNETYDRLQRPDAGVTVPDFLGEIYARISAHFALEENLMRAKNYAQFAEHKADHERLLDEIRDIMDDYEDGDSEAFDEQQFALRLGEWFTGHFRTHDARLHRNLD; this comes from the coding sequence ATGTCACTTATCGAATGGGATGAGAAATTCTCCGTCGGGGTCGCGGCGGTGGATCACGAGCATCGCGAGCTGATCGGGCTCGTGAATGAAACCTACGACCGGCTGCAACGTCCCGACGCCGGCGTCACCGTGCCGGATTTCCTGGGCGAGATTTATGCGCGCATCTCCGCCCACTTCGCGCTCGAGGAAAACCTCATGCGCGCGAAAAATTACGCGCAGTTCGCCGAACACAAGGCGGATCACGAGCGTCTGCTGGACGAAATCCGCGATATCATGGACGATTACGAGGACGGCGACAGCGAAGCTTTCGATGAACAGCAGTTCGCGTTGCGCCTGGGGGAGTGGTTCACCGGGCACTTCCGCACCCACGACGCGCGGCTGCACCGGAATCTGGACTAA